The Pieris napi chromosome 21, ilPieNapi1.2, whole genome shotgun sequence genome contains a region encoding:
- the LOC125060178 gene encoding DNA ligase 3, giving the protein MTDFTPYYVDRAKVGRASCKGCKGNCPSGEIRIAKVVPSPYGENQQMKSWHHVDCFMNVFLKQRPATKRIDSIDDIGNWASLSKEDQEFIIKKINEMEKLYADKHSGKYIAKVLKNESTMPKNTKTEALSSSSNQSEILTEDNKFSTFHTLCKKISRVDAYTDKTAAINSFFTKGCTDKFEGDLVLWCKMLLPQVSKRVYNLKSKQLVKLFSRIFIIDHDDMLTHLEQGDVADTIQHFFSKSKAINPASESTLTIHDIENFLEDLSKLTKEEEQIYQFKKIVKKCTLNDIKMLVRLIKGDLRINAGPKHILEGVHPDAYKVFQTSRDLDLVIDKVLKTNVVKHKDASQKSVHANLSLMTPILPMLAEACKSIEMAMKKCPNGMFSEIKYDGERVQVHKKGKEFKYFSRALKPVMPHKVSHFKDYLPQAFPKGEDMILDAEVLMVDVKTGKPLPFGTLGVHKQSEFKDAQVCLYIFDCLYYNGEVLMDMPIKRRRQILHENMVEVKNHIMFSEQQLIRKPADLATMIAEVLQLGLEGLVLKDLESTYEPGKRHWLKVKKDYLFDGAMADTADLLVLGAWFGTGKKGGMMSVFLMGCHDRRRNKWVTVTKVHTGHDDNTLERLQKELAPLMMKISQDYNKVPNWLDCNKGMVPDFVALDPTKQPVWEITGTELTKANLHTADGISVRFPRVTRIRNDKDWETATNLEELKHLFKTSKEKTDVSLLNKLAATASASEPPTKKQKKNPVGIKEEPKISPKSHKTPTKTGNLDSFIQKDIKKSPKEPKSLNESFTRKRKNSISVKSENDSDTETSIKDESFHKKKKRKRSLEESNSSIDSQINSTIDESVKKKKIDKSSKDDSKDLDSNPNKEIDEFICKIEDDFPDDPLPDVFLGKKLGFYPDFISFPEDERNNFERHWIAYGGTVIKNIKHMDVDYVVHNDEEIEFKKMLKLKRKLVGDVRHVTKYWLINCINNEELLDTVHYAVTVIP; this is encoded by the exons atgaCGGATTTTACACCATATTACGTAGATCGCGCGAAGGTTGGCAGAGCGTCATGCAAAGGATGTAAAGGTAACTGTCCAAGTGGCGAAATCCGGATCGCTAAAGTAGTGCCAAGTCCATATGGAGAGAATCAGCAAATGAAATCATGGCACCATGTCGATTGCTTcatgaatgtttttttaaaacaacgtCCAGCCACAAAACGCATAGACTCCATAGACGACATAGGAAATTGGGCAAGTTTAAGCAAAGAAGATCAAgaattcattataaaaaaaattaatgaaatggaAAAATTATATGCAGACAAGCATAGTGGAAAATATATAGCAAAAGTATTGAAAAATGAATCCACTATGCCTAAGAACACTAAAACTGAGGCATTGAGTAGTAGTAGTAATCAGTCGGAAATACTGACTGAAGATAACaaattttcgactttccatacactttgtaaaaaaatatctagagTAGATGCTTATACAGATAAAACAGCAGCTATAAATTCCTTCTTTACTAAAGGATGTACTGATAAATTTGAAGGTGACCTGGTGTTATGGTGTAAAATGTTATTACCTCAAGTGTCAAAACGAGTGTATAACTTGAAGAGTAAACAGCTAGTTAAACTATTTTctagaatttttattattgatcaTGATGATATGCTAACTCATTTAGAACAAGGTGATGTTGCAGACACAATTCAACACTTTTTTTCAAAGTCAAAGGCCATAAATCCTGCGTCAGAAAGCACTTTAACAATACATGacattgaaaactttttagagGACTTATCAAAACTCACAAAGGAGGAAGAACAgatatatcaatttaaaaaaattgttaagaaGTGCACCTTAAACGACATTAAAATGTTAGTAAGATTGATTAAAGGAGATTTGAGAATAAATGCTGGACCAAAACATATATTAGAAGGTGTGCACCCTGATGCCTACAAAGTATTTCAAACATCACGGGATTTAGATTTAGTCATAGATAAAGTTCTTAAAACAAATGTGGTTAAACATAAGGATGCTTCTCAGAAATCTGTTCATGCTAATTTAAGTCTTATGACTCCCATACTGCCAATGTTAGCAGAGGCCTGTAAATCAATTGAAATGGCAATGAAAAAGTGTCCAAATGGTATGTTTTCTGAAATAAAGTATGATGGTGAGCGTGTCCAAGTTCATAAAAAAGGTAAagagtttaaatatttttctcgaGCTCTAAAACCAGTAATGCCACATAAAGTAAGTCATTTTAAAGACTATTTACCACAAGCATTTCCAAAAGGAGAAGATATGATTTTGGATGCAGAAGTATTAATGGTAGATGTGAAAACAGGAAAACCGTTACCATTTGGTACTTTAGGTGTCCATAAACAATCAGAGTTTAAAGATGCCCAAGTATGCTTATACATATTTGACTGTTTATATTACAATGGTGAAGTTCTGATGGATATGCCCATTAAAAGGAGAAGACAAATTTTACATGAAAATATGGTAGAAgttaaaaatcatataatgTTTTCTGAACAGCAGCTGATCAGGAAACCAGCTGATTTAGCTACAATGATTGCAGAG GTTCTCCAATTAGGACTAGAAGGTCTTGTATTAAAAGATCTAGAATCTACATATGAGCCAGGCAAGAGACATTggcttaaagtaaaaaaagattatttatttgatggTGCCATGGCAGACACTGCTGATTTATTGGTTTTGGGAGCATGGTTTG GAACTGGAAAGAAAGGTGGTATGATGTCTGTATTTCTCATGGGCTGCCATGACAGGCGAAGAAATAAGTGGGTAACTGTGACCAAAGTGCATACTGGACATGATGATAATACCCTAGAGCGGTTACAAAAAGAATTAGCACCTTTAATGATGAAAATATCTCAAGATTATAACAAAGTACCTAATTGGCTGGATTGTAATAAGGGAATGGTTCCTGATTTTGTAGCACTGGATCCGACAAAACAACCCGTTTGGGAAATCAcag GAACGGAACTCACAAAAGCAAATCTCCATACCGCTGATGGTATTTCTGTCAGATTTCCACGAGTCACTAGAATTAGAAATGATAAAGATTGGGAAACTGCAACCAACTTGGAGGAACTGAAACATTTATTCAAAActtcaaaagaaaaaacagATGTCTCGCTCCTTAATAAATTAGCAGCTACCGCATCTGCAAGTGAACCCCCCACAAaaaagcaaaagaaaaacccTGTAGGAATAAAGGAAGAACCTAAAATATCTCCAAAATCACATAAAACTCCTACTAAAACGGGTAATTTAGATTCATTTATACagaaagatattaaaaaatcaccAAAAGAACCAAAATCTCTCAATGAAAGTTTTACACGGAAACGCAAGAATAGCATTTCTGTGAAATCCGAAAATGACAGTGATACAGAGACATCTATTAAAGACGAGAGTtttcataaaaagaaaaagagaaAACGTTCGTTGGAAGAGTCAAATTCTTCAATTGACAGTCAAATTAATTCTACAATCGATGAGAgtgttaaaaagaaaaaaatagacAAATCTTCAAAGGATGATTCCAAAGATTTAGATAGCAATCCCAATAAAGAAATTGATGAGTTTATTTGCAAAATCGAAGATGATTTCCCTGATGATCCATTACCAGATGTTTTTCTAGGCAAAAAACTTGGGTTCTATCCAGATTTTATAAGTTTTCCAGAAGATGAGAGAAACAATTTTGAACGCCATTGGATTGCGTATGGCGGGACTGTAATCAAGAATATAAAACACATGGATGTTGATTACGTAGTTCACAATGATGAGGAAAtagaatttaagaaaatgttaaaattaaaacggaAATTGGTAGGTGACGTACGACATGTGACTAAATATTggttaattaattgtataaataatgagGAACTTTTGGATACTGTACACTATGCAGTGACAGTAATTCCATGA